The following proteins are co-located in the uncultured Propionivibrio sp. genome:
- a CDS encoding EAL domain-containing protein — translation MSIDTSHLLLAHGNEILMLVEPASLAILSANAAASRHLGYAPEALQKMQITDIECALSDVFYWEDARNGIAPELHDAEAAYLKADGEVLQATKTVVRATPESTLLVVCALPVGKLQHTEKELADLSARLRATLEATADGILVEDRSGAILNMNRRFSELWQIPEELLLAHDDTAIFGFMAERMRDPAAYRARIDEIRPYDDIETVDTLMLANGGVLERKSRPARHGNQIIGRVFSFTDITERKAAESRLKLAASVFTHAHEGIIITDTNSCIVEVNNTFSRITGYAREEVLGQNVRLLKSGRQDPAFYASLWRDLVKLGHWHGEVWNRRRDGSLYAQKLSIAAVKNVEGESRHYVALFSDITELKEHQHQLERMAHYDALTGIPNRVLLADRLEQAIAQSQRHKRNLAVVYLDLDGFKEVNDLHGHETGDLLLIAIAQRLRDTLREGDTLARLGGDEFVAVLTDLGEHEEWVGILSRMQQAAATPVKIRQHTLQLSASLGVTLYPENGGDADTLLRHADQAMYQAKQAGKNRYHLFDPERDRQTQTHLETRRQITQALARSEFVLFYQPKVNMRTGEIAGAEALIRWQHPERGLVSPGEFLPLIEDDELIVGIGDWVMEAALRQMSEWRSQGLALPVSVNIAAMHLQQEDFLQRLQAKLDAHPDVPADNLELEVVETAALEGVARISRLIEDCRSLGVRFSLDDFGTGYSSLTYLRRLPASVLKIDQSFVRDMLWDSEDLAIVEGVIGLAAAFRRTVIGEGVETAEHGELLLRLGCDLAQGYGIARPMPAGDIPAWAATWKPEPSWSACRNLGATRDDLPLTYAEVELRHWVKCVESCFVSSSVATAADLCEYRFGQWYHGDGQTHYGRLPAFAALGPLHTSMHELGLELTELWANGHTEQARGRLSELHALRDEVTRCLHALQEESIEARQVLRFPLF, via the coding sequence ATGAGCATCGATACAAGCCATCTTTTGCTGGCGCACGGCAACGAGATCCTGATGCTGGTCGAACCGGCGAGCCTGGCGATTCTTTCCGCCAACGCCGCCGCCAGCCGGCATCTCGGTTACGCCCCGGAAGCGCTGCAGAAGATGCAGATCACCGATATCGAGTGCGCACTGTCCGACGTGTTCTACTGGGAAGATGCACGCAACGGCATCGCCCCGGAACTGCATGACGCGGAAGCCGCCTACCTGAAGGCCGACGGTGAGGTACTGCAGGCGACCAAGACCGTCGTCCGGGCGACGCCCGAATCGACGCTGCTCGTCGTCTGCGCGCTGCCGGTCGGCAAGCTGCAGCACACCGAAAAGGAACTCGCCGACCTGAGCGCCCGCCTGCGGGCCACGCTCGAAGCTACCGCCGACGGCATTCTGGTCGAGGACCGTTCCGGCGCCATTCTCAACATGAACCGCCGCTTCTCGGAGTTGTGGCAGATCCCGGAAGAACTGCTGCTGGCGCACGACGACACGGCAATCTTCGGGTTCATGGCCGAGCGCATGCGCGACCCGGCGGCCTACCGCGCGCGGATCGACGAAATCCGGCCCTACGACGATATCGAGACGGTCGACACCCTGATGCTGGCCAACGGCGGCGTCCTCGAACGCAAGTCACGACCGGCGCGACACGGCAACCAGATCATCGGACGGGTGTTCTCGTTCACCGACATCACCGAGCGCAAGGCTGCCGAATCGCGGCTCAAGCTGGCCGCCAGCGTCTTCACGCATGCCCACGAAGGCATCATCATCACCGACACGAACAGCTGCATCGTCGAGGTCAACAACACCTTCAGCCGCATCACCGGTTATGCGCGCGAGGAGGTGCTGGGGCAGAACGTGCGCCTGCTCAAGTCCGGCCGCCAGGACCCGGCGTTCTACGCCAGCCTGTGGCGCGACCTCGTCAAGCTGGGGCATTGGCACGGCGAAGTCTGGAACCGGCGCCGCGACGGCTCGCTGTACGCCCAGAAGCTCAGCATCGCCGCCGTCAAGAACGTCGAGGGCGAATCCCGGCACTATGTCGCGCTTTTTTCCGACATCACCGAACTCAAGGAACACCAGCACCAGCTCGAACGCATGGCGCACTACGATGCGCTGACCGGCATCCCCAACCGCGTCCTCCTCGCCGACCGGCTGGAACAGGCCATCGCCCAGAGCCAGCGGCACAAGCGCAACCTCGCGGTCGTCTATCTCGACCTCGACGGTTTCAAGGAAGTGAACGACCTCCACGGCCACGAAACCGGCGACCTGCTGCTGATCGCGATCGCCCAGCGGCTGCGTGACACGCTGCGCGAGGGCGACACGCTGGCGCGCCTCGGCGGCGACGAATTCGTCGCCGTGCTGACCGACCTCGGCGAACACGAGGAATGGGTGGGCATCCTCTCGCGCATGCAGCAGGCGGCAGCCACGCCGGTCAAGATCCGGCAGCATACGCTGCAATTGTCCGCCAGTCTGGGCGTCACCCTCTATCCGGAAAACGGCGGCGACGCCGACACGCTCCTCCGCCACGCCGACCAGGCCATGTACCAGGCGAAGCAGGCGGGCAAGAACCGCTATCACCTGTTCGACCCCGAGCGCGACCGGCAGACGCAGACGCATCTGGAAACCCGGCGCCAGATCACCCAGGCGCTGGCGCGCAGCGAGTTCGTCCTGTTCTACCAGCCGAAGGTCAACATGCGCACCGGCGAGATCGCCGGCGCCGAGGCCCTGATCCGCTGGCAACACCCGGAGCGCGGACTGGTTTCACCGGGCGAATTCCTGCCGCTGATCGAGGACGACGAGCTGATCGTCGGCATCGGCGACTGGGTCATGGAGGCGGCCTTGCGCCAGATGTCCGAATGGCGGTCGCAAGGACTGGCGCTGCCGGTCAGCGTCAATATCGCCGCCATGCACCTGCAGCAGGAGGATTTCCTCCAGCGCCTGCAGGCCAAGCTCGACGCCCACCCGGACGTGCCGGCCGACAATCTCGAACTCGAAGTCGTCGAAACGGCGGCGCTCGAAGGCGTCGCGAGAATCTCGCGGCTGATCGAGGACTGCCGCTCGCTCGGCGTCCGCTTTTCGCTCGATGACTTCGGCACCGGCTACTCGTCGCTGACCTATCTGCGCCGCCTGCCCGCCAGCGTGCTCAAGATCGACCAGAGCTTTGTCCGCGACATGCTCTGGGACTCCGAGGACCTGGCCATCGTCGAAGGCGTCATCGGCCTTGCCGCTGCCTTCCGGCGAACGGTCATCGGCGAAGGCGTCGAAACCGCCGAACACGGCGAACTGCTGCTCCGCCTCGGTTGCGATCTGGCCCAGGGATACGGCATCGCCCGCCCGATGCCGGCCGGGGACATTCCTGCCTGGGCGGCAACCTGGAAACCCGAACCGAGCTGGAGCGCCTGTCGCAATCTCGGCGCGACGCGCGACGACCTGCCGCTGACCTATGCCGAGGTCGAACTGCGCCACTGGGTCAAATGCGTCGAGTCCTGCTTCGTCTCCAGCAGCGTGGCTACCGCTGCCGATCTGTGCGAATACCGTTTCGGGCAGTGGTATCACGGCGACGGACAGACGCATTACGGACGCCTGCCGGCGTTCGCCGCGCTCGGCCCGCTGCACACGTCGATGCATGAACTCGGGCTGGAACTGACCGAACTGTGGGCGAACGGTCATACCGAACAGGCACGCGGCCGACTGAGCGAACTGCACGCGCTGCGCGACGAGGTGACCCGATGCCTGCACGCGCTTCAGGAAGAAAGCATCGAGGCGCGTCAGGTGCTGCGCTTCCCATTGTTCTGA
- a CDS encoding EAL domain-containing protein, producing MFSRCNLYGLLVTGLIFLNIAVVVLTIFCLSELHASAVRNVETRTQNFALAVVHSVDNEISKIDLSLRAVASKLSGQSALSLTRIKNNRVITETFSSLQRVLPETETWLIADANGTVRFAMNSSETLGDSISGRDYFRKLKASRSDKLVISRALVSLRTGSPVIVLARAIRAPDNRFMGVVLAPLPLSYIEKMLSEFDVGPLGYLALRDRDLGLIVRTARENPESGNAASVDVDNTRASNELTHLIEAGVTKASYHGWRAYDGQRHVASFRRLDNAPFIAVASIAEEQFLADWKLTREKLSGFLMLFVVLGNGAGMLLLRVLRSQQRDAVLLRESNTQLERSLRLLEERDNALSSAQEAGQLGTFTIRLGDGDWQVSDTLRAILGLPREQALSLGMMWSLVHDDDRKPLKTFFQDDVLARHQVFDREYRVRRFGDGKLLWVHALGKLQLDDDGVPTHIRGTVQDISRRKFAEEALWLANQVFEHTSEGIVVLNRNVRIVASNPAFSAITGYAADEVRGARPEAFNVDAQDEAFYHERRRILAETGAWAGESISHRKDGSVYVQYARISAIRNARGEISHYCSVISDISDLKEKERRLEYMAFHDELTGLTNRKLLTDRLQQAIARCRRNVREVIGLCYLDLDNFKAVNDQWGHDTGDALLREIADRLKRCVRAGDTVARLGGDEFVVLLCDLEHRNEVDHAVGRMMQAISMPHQLKGLAMEVTMSVGVVIFPWDETDEPDVLLRHADQAMYEAKRCGRNRVAYFDPDNEREETERHRMSGRLAEALRRNELRLHYQPKVDMRSGAVIGVEALIRWQHPQFGLLLPGQFLPSVESGDLTLPLGEWVIHEALRQQQAWQDAGIRLPVSVNIFPQHLQCPDFAERLEAILMAYPELDPGDLELEILETTDLQDLEEIATHLDACMELGVRFSLDDFGTGFSSLAYLRLLPANTVKIDRSFVRDIVDDVNDEMLVHGMVHIAESLGKAVLAEGVESVEHGAVLLKCGCNFAQGYGISAPLPADELETWLLSWAQPDAWNQAAAAARCKLAMLCE from the coding sequence ATGTTCTCGCGCTGCAATCTCTATGGGTTGCTGGTCACCGGGCTGATATTTCTCAATATCGCCGTCGTCGTCCTGACGATCTTCTGTCTGAGCGAATTGCACGCATCGGCCGTCAGGAATGTCGAAACGCGGACGCAGAATTTCGCGCTGGCCGTTGTACATAGCGTCGACAATGAAATCAGCAAGATCGATCTGAGCTTGCGCGCCGTCGCGTCGAAGCTCTCTGGACAATCCGCACTGTCGCTGACGCGTATAAAAAATAATCGCGTCATCACGGAGACGTTCTCGTCCCTGCAACGGGTATTGCCCGAGACGGAAACCTGGCTCATCGCCGATGCGAATGGGACGGTGCGATTTGCCATGAATTCGTCGGAAACGCTTGGCGACTCGATCAGCGGTCGGGACTATTTTCGTAAACTCAAGGCGAGCCGGTCTGACAAGCTCGTCATTTCAAGAGCGCTCGTCAGCCTGCGCACCGGCAGTCCGGTCATCGTCCTGGCGCGCGCGATCCGGGCGCCCGACAACCGTTTCATGGGCGTGGTGCTTGCGCCCTTGCCGCTATCGTATATCGAGAAAATGCTGTCCGAGTTCGATGTCGGGCCGCTCGGCTATCTCGCGCTGCGCGACCGCGATCTGGGGCTGATCGTCAGAACAGCGCGGGAAAATCCGGAATCAGGGAACGCTGCCAGTGTTGATGTCGACAACACGCGGGCGTCGAATGAACTCACCCATCTGATTGAGGCCGGAGTGACCAAGGCCTCCTATCACGGCTGGCGCGCCTACGACGGTCAGCGGCATGTGGCGAGTTTTCGCCGGCTGGACAATGCGCCCTTCATCGCCGTCGCCTCGATTGCCGAAGAGCAGTTCCTGGCCGACTGGAAACTGACGCGAGAGAAACTGAGCGGGTTTCTCATGCTCTTCGTCGTGCTCGGCAACGGCGCCGGAATGCTCCTGCTTCGCGTGCTGAGAAGCCAGCAACGCGATGCCGTGTTATTGCGCGAAAGCAATACGCAGCTGGAACGCTCCCTGCGCCTGCTCGAAGAGCGCGACAACGCGCTGTCGTCGGCGCAGGAAGCGGGACAGCTGGGTACCTTCACCATCCGTCTCGGCGACGGCGACTGGCAGGTCTCCGACACGCTCCGGGCGATCCTGGGCCTGCCGCGTGAGCAGGCGCTCTCGCTCGGCATGATGTGGAGCCTCGTTCATGATGACGACCGCAAGCCGCTGAAGACGTTCTTCCAGGACGATGTGCTGGCACGGCATCAGGTTTTCGATCGCGAATACCGGGTGAGGCGCTTCGGCGACGGCAAGCTGTTGTGGGTGCATGCCCTCGGCAAACTCCAGCTGGACGATGACGGCGTGCCGACCCATATCCGGGGCACCGTGCAGGACATCAGCCGGCGCAAATTCGCCGAGGAGGCGCTCTGGCTGGCCAATCAGGTCTTCGAGCACACGTCCGAAGGCATCGTCGTGCTGAACCGGAACGTGCGGATTGTCGCGAGCAATCCGGCCTTCTCGGCAATCACCGGTTACGCCGCCGACGAAGTTCGCGGGGCGAGGCCGGAGGCGTTCAACGTCGACGCCCAGGACGAGGCGTTCTACCACGAGCGCAGGCGCATCCTCGCCGAGACCGGTGCATGGGCCGGCGAATCGATCAGTCATCGCAAGGACGGTTCCGTCTACGTCCAGTACGCCCGCATCTCGGCGATCCGGAACGCGCGCGGCGAAATCAGCCATTATTGCAGTGTCATTTCAGATATTTCCGATCTCAAGGAGAAGGAGCGCCGGCTCGAATACATGGCCTTCCATGACGAGCTGACCGGACTCACCAACCGTAAACTGCTGACCGACCGGCTGCAGCAGGCGATCGCGCGATGCCGCCGGAACGTGCGCGAAGTCATCGGCCTGTGTTATCTCGATCTCGACAATTTCAAGGCGGTCAACGATCAGTGGGGGCATGACACCGGCGATGCGCTCCTGCGCGAAATCGCCGACAGGCTGAAGCGCTGCGTCCGGGCGGGCGATACGGTGGCGCGACTCGGCGGCGATGAGTTCGTCGTGCTCCTGTGCGACCTCGAGCACAGGAACGAAGTCGATCACGCTGTCGGCCGCATGATGCAGGCGATATCGATGCCGCACCAACTCAAGGGCCTGGCGATGGAGGTGACGATGAGCGTCGGCGTTGTCATATTTCCGTGGGATGAAACGGATGAGCCGGACGTATTGCTCCGGCATGCAGATCAGGCAATGTACGAGGCGAAGCGCTGTGGCAGGAATCGCGTTGCCTATTTCGATCCGGACAACGAACGCGAGGAGACCGAGCGGCACCGGATGAGCGGGCGGCTCGCGGAGGCGCTCAGGCGGAACGAGTTGCGCCTGCACTATCAGCCCAAGGTGGACATGCGCTCCGGAGCGGTCATCGGCGTCGAGGCCCTGATCCGCTGGCAGCATCCCCAATTCGGGCTGTTGCTGCCGGGGCAGTTCCTGCCCTCGGTCGAGAGCGGCGATCTGACGCTGCCGCTCGGCGAATGGGTCATCCACGAAGCGCTGCGGCAGCAGCAGGCATGGCAGGATGCCGGCATCCGCTTGCCGGTGAGCGTCAATATCTTCCCGCAACATTTGCAGTGTCCCGATTTCGCCGAGCGGCTCGAGGCGATCCTGATGGCCTATCCGGAACTCGATCCAGGCGATCTGGAACTCGAAATACTGGAAACGACCGACTTGCAGGATCTCGAGGAGATCGCGACGCATCTCGACGCCTGCATGGAACTCGGCGTCCGTTTTTCGCTGGACGATTTCGGTACGGGCTTTTCTTCCCTGGCCTATCTTCGTCTGCTGCCGGCGAACACGGTCAAGATCGATCGCTCATTCGTTCGCGATATTGTCGATGACGTGAACGACGAAATGCTTGTGCACGGCATGGTGCATATCGCCGAAAGCCTCGGCAAAGCGGTACTCGCCGAGGGCGTCGAGTCGGTTGAGCACGGGGCCGTCCTGCTCAAATGCGGCTGCAATTTCGCCCAGGGATATGGCATCTCGGCGCCGCTGCCGGCCGACGAACTCGAGACCTGGCTGTTGTCCTGGGCGCAGCCCGATGCGTGGAACCAGGCGGCCGCCGCCGCGCGATGCAAGCTGGCGATGCTTTGCGAATAA
- a CDS encoding PAS domain-containing protein, with protein sequence MGADFAGMDYQKLRLEKLFDCLDAFVVEWDAQGEVIYVNANLCELRGCTPADLLGRSVFETLFPGKYADQWDQARMSFVRSIPVADYRATFPDMLGKEHTVLWTTALRTQASGRLSSVIAFGIDITELSIAMHSLKDLTQTLEKVFGVVAPA encoded by the coding sequence TTGGGCGCCGATTTCGCCGGTATGGACTATCAGAAACTCCGCCTCGAAAAGCTGTTCGATTGTCTTGACGCGTTCGTTGTCGAATGGGATGCGCAAGGCGAGGTGATCTACGTCAATGCGAACCTCTGCGAACTTCGTGGCTGTACGCCGGCGGACCTCCTCGGAAGGTCGGTCTTTGAAACACTCTTTCCGGGAAAATATGCCGATCAGTGGGACCAGGCCCGGATGAGCTTTGTCCGCTCGATACCGGTGGCCGATTACCGGGCGACGTTTCCGGACATGCTAGGCAAAGAGCATACGGTGCTGTGGACGACGGCGCTGAGGACCCAGGCGTCGGGGCGCCTGAGCAGTGTCATCGCCTTCGGCATCGACATCACCGAATTGTCGATCGCCATGCACAGCCTGAAGGACCTGACCCAGACGCTGGAGAAAGTCTTCGGGGTCGTGGCGCCGGCCTGA